ATGACCTGGTTAGGAGGAGGGTTAGGTTTGAGGTTAGGGAGCCTTCCCTTGAGGATGTTTTCATTGAGGTGTTTGGTGATGGGCATGAGGCTGAGTAATGTTGTTACCATAACCAGGTACGTACTGCTTAGTAGTAGGCATTGGGTTTACGTGTCGCTGGGCTTTACATTGATGTTTCCCATTCTATGGCTCATACTGCTTAGGGCTGTTGGTAATCCGCGGTACATGGATTATTTCGTAGTGGGTACTGTGGTTAATACGAGCTTCCTAATACCATTCCTAGGCACGTCCCAGGATATGGCTTACTTCAAAAGGGAATCATCGATATACACGCTCCTTTATTCCAATGGGGCTGATCATTGGGAGATAGCCCTTGGCTACATCCTTCAATTAATAGTGCTTAATACGCCATCAATAGTTGCCCTGTTATTTCTATCGGTATTAATAATGGGTTTATCCTATGGCATAGTGCAGATTGTGGTTACAATAGTCACGGCAGTCTTGATATCATTATCATCGGCTTTGCTGGGTTACGCCCTTGGCATAAGCGTTAAGAATTACAGGGTTATCAATCAAATAGCCCAAATAATCCCCTGGCCGCTCCTGCTCCTGGCCCCTGTTTACTACCCAATCACGATATTGCCTCCGGTACTGAGGTATGTTAGTTTGGCTTTACCAACCACGTACATGGCGCTTGCCATTAATGGTTCGCTGGGTCTGAACCTAGGTGATTTGTCCAGAGGTTTGGCAGGTATGTTTGTTTATTCCTTAGCGTCAATTTTAATAGCTAGGTATGCTATAGTTAGGGGTGAGGTGAATGGCTGATTTTAAAAGTGGAGTCGCCGGAGGATTTGGTGAGGATTGGAAGAGCATTGTCAAACCCATTGAGGGTGAGGATACTCCTAATGCTGGTGAAGAATCCAACGTTTATTCAAGACGTGGCCCACAAGCTCAGCATACCATATGCCCTAGCCCACCTGCATCTGAAGGTTTTAGAGGAGGCTGGTTTGATAGAGGGGGTTTACGTGGTGGAGGAGAGACCAAGGCCCCATTTGAGGAAGGTTTACAGGGTGAGGGACTTCAGGCTAGTCATAGACAGGCAGTTGCTGGAGCGGTTGGCGGAGTCCCTGGGCTGAGGATGCCGTACGTATCAATATCCGTGACGCTCCTGGCGGGCCTTATAATTGGCGCCGGCGTCCCAATAGCAGTGTTCTACATGGCATTTAAGGTGGGTACGTGGCCATTCCTCGTAGCCGCCACGATAATCAGCGTCTTCGCCATATTCTGGGGCACCGTGTTGGCCATACTCTCCTTCGTGCCCATACTCGATAACGTCGATGAACAGTTGAGGGTCATGAATAATCAACTGAATGTCTATAGGGCATTCATAAGGAGTTTGTTGGAGGAGCTTGATGAGGTTAATACGGTGCTTAGGGATATTAGGGATGAGTTGAGGAGGGTTGGTGGTGAGGCATGAGCGAGTTAAAGTATGCCGATGTTAGTGATGAGGAGGTCATGAGGATGATTATGGAGAGGATTAGGGAGATGAAGCAGTTACTTAGTGAGATTAGGGACATGCTGAGGGTGGAGTGATGGCTGAGAAGTTCGATAGGTACTACGAGTACTTCGTTAATAGGACTAGGGCAGGCCTTAAACCGAGGAGGATAAGGCTTGGTTTAATATCGATAGACCTGGATAGGAGGGTCACGGAATTAAGGTTCATCCCAGGAAGGGTGAAGACAAGGCAAGTCGTGATTGAGAGTAATGTAGTTGAGGGTGATCAAATAGACCTGGTGAGTCCGCCTGAGGGGGTTAGGGTGATTAAGGGTAAGCGCGTTAAGGTCCAGGATGCAATTCTTGAAGCAGTTGAGGGCGAGGATGTGACGTTAATAAATGTGGATGTGAAGAGGGTGATTGGTAGATATGTCAGGGTTGTTAATTGCGATGTTGGGCATGTTGAGGGTGAGGAGGTCACCATGGTTAATGCGGTTGCCAATGAGGTCATTGTTAAGCGTGGTGAGTTTATGAACTGTGACGTGGGTAGGCTTATTTATGAGGAGTTCTACAGGGCCATGAACACGGACATAAAGAGCGTAAGTAGGAAGTAGGTCTGAAGGGGCATTAGGTTAAATCCGGTGTCTCCTAGGCTCATCTGTTCATGAATGGGTCATCACTTTTCAGCTAACTCTGACCTCTTCACTGTTTTTGCCACTGGGTCACTTCTTTAAAGGGGTTTTGCTAATGCCTCTTGTGTTGTTGGTTAGGGAGTTTGAGGTTGATGAGTTGGTTTCGTTTGATGATGTGATTAGGGCTGTGGAGGATGGCTTTAAGTTGCTGGGTAGTGGTAATGCCGTTAATTTACCGAGGCGTAGGGCTATTGTGAGCGGTGCCGTGCTTCACGTGCTTCAGGGCATGGTGCTTGGTGATTACAGGGTTGCCGGGCTTAAGACGTACCTAAGCACTAGGCATGGTACTAGGTTCGTGGTTGTTTTGTTCAGTCTCGATAGTGGTGAGTTGTTGGCTGTTGTTGAGGCTGATAGGCTTGGTCAGTTGAGGACTGGGGCTGCTTCGGCCGTGGCTACGAAGTACATGGCTAGGAGGGATTCGTCCGTGCTTGGTATTGTGGGTTCTGGGGTCCAGGCGAGGGCTCAGTTTGAGGCGTTGAGTAGGGTCTTGAACCTTAAGTTGGTTAAGGTCTTCAGTAGGTCTCGTGAGCATGCTGAGAGGTTTGCCAGGTACATTGGATCTAGGGGTTTTGATACTGTTGTTGCTAGTGATTACGAGGAGGTTTGCAGGGGCGTCGATGTTTTGGTCACTGCGACTAATTCGAAGGACCCTTTCATACGTAGTTCATACATAGCGCCTGGAATGCACATTAATGCCATTGGTAGTAATTGGGCTAATAGGGCTGAGTTGGCGCCTGATGCCGTGTTGATGGCTGACGTGATTGCGGTTGATGATGTGGTTCAGGCTAGGGAGGAGGCTGGTGACTTGATAATGGCTGGTGATGTTGTTTGGTCTAGGGTGGCTCCGCTGGCTGACGTTGTGGTTGGTAGGGTTAGGGGTAGGTCCAGTGATGGTTCTATAACGGTGTTTAAGTCCCTGGGCATTGCCGTGGAGGACCTTGTTCTCGCTAAGTTGATTTATG
This is a stretch of genomic DNA from Vulcanisaeta moutnovskia 768-28. It encodes these proteins:
- a CDS encoding ArsR/SmtB family transcription factor — encoded protein: MLVKNPTFIQDVAHKLSIPYALAHLHLKVLEEAGLIEGVYVVEERPRPHLRKVYRVRDFRLVIDRQLLERLAESLG
- a CDS encoding ABC transporter permease, whose translation is MGMRLSNVVTITRYVLLSSRHWVYVSLGFTLMFPILWLILLRAVGNPRYMDYFVVGTVVNTSFLIPFLGTSQDMAYFKRESSIYTLLYSNGADHWEIALGYILQLIVLNTPSIVALLFLSVLIMGLSYGIVQIVVTIVTAVLISLSSALLGYALGISVKNYRVINQIAQIIPWPLLLLAPVYYPITILPPVLRYVSLALPTTYMALAINGSLGLNLGDLSRGLAGMFVYSLASILIARYAIVRGEVNG
- a CDS encoding ornithine cyclodeaminase family protein, which codes for MPLVLLVREFEVDELVSFDDVIRAVEDGFKLLGSGNAVNLPRRRAIVSGAVLHVLQGMVLGDYRVAGLKTYLSTRHGTRFVVVLFSLDSGELLAVVEADRLGQLRTGAASAVATKYMARRDSSVLGIVGSGVQARAQFEALSRVLNLKLVKVFSRSREHAERFARYIGSRGFDTVVASDYEEVCRGVDVLVTATNSKDPFIRSSYIAPGMHINAIGSNWANRAELAPDAVLMADVIAVDDVVQAREEAGDLIMAGDVVWSRVAPLADVVVGRVRGRSSDGSITVFKSLGIAVEDLVLAKLIYDRAVREGRGVEVEFRGVFR